The genomic stretch tatatatatatatatgtgctgttgggtaatatttttactttattttaatttgaacgaCTTACAGTAGTAGATTGTATCTGCACATTCAATCTTGcttaaaagattaatgataTGCCTTTTTTGATCTGATGATGATCCTATACTTGTGTCTCATCCGAGGAGGCGGACAAAAATCATCATGTTGAAGTTAGTCAGATGTCGGCTGAACCACACAAGTAGGATCATTTTCCGGTTACTAGAAGTAGCGTTAAATGGTTATCTCTTCTGTCGCGAGATGACACGCGTGTTGCGTGTGTATCGTGACGCCACCCGGTGGTATTCTAACAAGCTAAGTAACAAGCGTGTGAGTAGCTGTTGCTGTTGCCCGTGTTTGGCGATATTGACGAACTTTGGGATCAATTAAGAATCATCGGAACATATATATCCAGAATAATAATCTTTGGTAATAATTAAGTCAAGATGTCAGAAGAGGTTTCCGTGAAGCCTCCCTATGAGGTGATCAACTTAGCGACTCTGCCGAATTTAAATATCCAACAACTGACAATGTTTAAACAACAATTGGACAAGGAGCTCGAAGTGTTTCAGGATTCTTTGCATACTTTAAAGATCGCGCAAAGCAGATTTCAAGAATCGGGTGCTTGTCTCGAAAAAATTACGGTGGCCACCGAAGGTGAGtaatttcactttttaaaGTCCACAtggatttatatatagtttcggGACTCTTTGGAGGTTAGGAAATGCTTCCGATTACTAAATGCTtggatatactttataaagaCAAAGCAGTTTTGAAACTAATATGatacaattgaaaatttctttgcgttgtataaaaaaatttaatttctatataaaaaaaagagccttatacatttttaactcATACTTATTTTCTTTGGTTTTTGTATTgcctataaatatattcttttcttaatgCATGGATTCGTTTTTGTATgagattgtatttaaaatgtaagcATTATAGTTTTTCAGcacaaaagtaataattttatatcatttgttATACATGCTTTCATGTATATTTACAGGTAATGAAATACTAGTACCTTTGACAGGCTCTATGTATGTGACTGGAAAGCTGGCCGAGGCAAATAATGTGATTGTAGATGTTGGTACTGgttattatgcaaaaaagaGTGTTGACGATGCAaaggattattttaaaagaaaagttgaTTATGTGACAGAGCAAATGGAAAAGATCCAGCAGGTTGGAATTGAAAGAACCAAATTGAGAGAAGCAACAATGGATATAATAGATGCAAAAATTCAACCTCATTGGGAAAAAGATCGTGGATTAGGATTACGaaagtgataaaatttaaatgacgattttattttacatacatttcatcataaataatttgttattgtttGCATCTATTTGGAAATCTTTGTTGAATCCAATGGCTCTGAGATATTACATATGAATGCAATTGATTCCATGTACAATAGTAAtaagatgattttatttaatccaaTCAAggtgtatttattttgtgatatcaccctgtcatattttatttatttgatttcatttatttaataaattaaaacaatgaatttttatacagaaatatgtgtttatatatttattgtgattatgtatttgcagaaaaatatgtaatgaaaTGTATTTGTTAGTACATtagaatatatcttttattaagcaaatttttcttataattaataattacgcttttatataaaattaagatattagtaatttattaaaaaattattaattgttaaataattaattttttgtgttgGAAGTAAGGGAGATATACTAAAGGAGATTTAggtaatattgaaaatcaaaataacgaaggtgaattatttattcatatttcattgaaataaaatgtcatttataaacaataacagTGTTTACCTATAAATATGACAGAACACATTGTGTTGATTATACTGTTAGAGGAGGTATCAAAATCATCATCAGAGAATAGAAAAGTGGCAGTACaatgttttttcaaataatcgtTAATAGTTTGGCGCAAAACTTCATCGATCTATTACATAATAACATGACGTTATTGGATTACAAATTTGCCCGAGGGGCAGATGCAGATCGCATACACATAGATAATtcactaaatttttatatcctatTTACACGAATAACATACGCTCTCGGTATTTATCTCAACAAaagatttctcaaattttattccagttaataatttcaaaattttacaaacgaTTTTTTTACTCCCTTCATCTCGAGATAATCATGCGCATAAAATGTATTGCGGAATTATTGATGTTATCTTAGGCAGCATAGCAATAGTGTAGTTATGGCAGTGATGTAAAAGTATTGTACAGGTCTCTTGGCAGTGTTACCTGCAATGAAAAAGGTATaatgtatgaataaattaaaagattaaaattcatctttaaaaaaatatatatatatatatatatatatatatatatatcttttttttaatgtttttatatatctttttttaaatatgtaaatttatgtaaattcttatatatttttttaaaatttactaatatatttagagtacataagataatgaaaaaataaaccatACACCTACCAGTGTAAGAAGATTCTCGTGTTCCTAGTACAGAAGCCAATCTTGGACGTTCTTCTTTCAGAAATATGTCAGCCTTTTTTTGATACAGATGAAAGACATTAGCATGACAAATAATGTGTAATTTGCTGTTGCTGAAATTATCTTGCATTGTTTCGAAATCCAATCCAGCAATCGTCATTTGTTGTTGATTGTCGCCAACTTTGTTTGTGATGTTCATGATAAAACTCGAATTTACctgcaataaaaagtatatgatatatattttttatcattaaatataattttaaagatttagtCTCTAagtttctctttatttcttagGTTCTTCAATTTCGATtttgtaaatacaaatataatataagtgttatattattctttataaaatcttttttgttaaagCGCATAAGATACTGTAAATACAGAAGtgatatatgtaattgttGATTTccattcatttattaattatcagttCGGCAATGAGATAtgcattatttgtaattttctttttccgagCATAATAGACGTATTAAGAGATCGTGATAATTTACGATTCTCTGAGATTAATTAGCTTTATGTGATAGACATGAAGACTCGTTTTACGACATAGTTACTGTGACATAGTTTAGTTGAAATAGATAAGCAGTTAAGCTGCTTATTTATTGCaactaaaaattaagaattatatatatatatatatttctaaagagACTGTCTCTCATAAATAGCCTAGTTTTatcattatgttatatataattaaatcgtcTAATAGAGATTAAGGAAAGTAGGCAGGCATCTGGATGGCAGGTATCTCAACGATGATTAAAGCTTGCGGAAGAGCAAGCAGGGTGAGACGATGACGAGATACCACAGTTTATTCTTAACTGCTTCCTGCCACTTGTTTACGCGATAACTCGTCTCTTTTAGCAACCGTTAAAGATTTGATTTGCGATGCATATATCTATAACGACGTTATTGGATTCTTAAGATACTCGTAAAGTGTCTCAGATTACCGGCTTGCTATACCAAAGTGAGAGTTTCGAATTAAATGAAGTTTATCCAGTGCATATGACATTGAGACGAGAAAACAATTCGCGAGAACAAAAAGACTATTATTTCGTGTATTGTCTCGTATATATTCGCACGTGTAACGGAGAGCGTCTCACAgacaaatatgattttatcaattttctcaGTCTCCAATACCCGTCTATACGACGCCATCGTAAATTGATGTCGTGTTTCCTGTTGTTTCCGTGAAACACGATTTCCACGCATCCTTCTCGTACGTCTCTCAGACTATATTCACGCACGGGAACACGTGCTGTTCCGTCTCTGAGGCCTCTAGGCTGACAAGCTGGGCTCGTTGTGAAGATCGTCCGCGACGTTACATTTAACGCTTAATGCAGTCGATCACGTATAAGCAATTTCCTTTAATGAGAAGGTAGAATCTTCCCATTGCGCTCCGAGagcgattaaatttttacatgcacgcgaagcaaaaaaaaaaaaaaaaaagaaatggttGAACTTCTAGTCAAGTCATTGGCATTTTATACATAGGTGTATCTTAATACACCTAATGGCGTTATAATTAAtggacattattttttttacatgttgcTTAAGCAGACCCTTTTCTACAGATTTATGTAGATGctgataacaaatataaacagagaaaatgattaataagaaattctcttttattagaaaattattttgaaagaaaagctCTCTCTTGCTTTTCATGGTGAATCAATACCCATAGCCTTTGAATGTGGTTAGCTTCTGGATAGCCGCTAcaaagtgaaaaattaattagcgttaatatataaataaagaagccTATTATCTCTTTGTTGGAATATACATGATAGATTACGAGACATTCTATGTGCACACCGTGAGtgcaaaaaagagattatacctcgacatcaaaaatatagatGTGGATCTGCTCTTTGATGGAGAAAACAAAAGCAATGTCGACAgaagacattttataaaaaatctatcgaAAATGTAGCGAAAATGCAGACTTGTTCGACGATGATCATTATTCAAcagtaattaaaacaattggtaaaatatttaaattaatagaatgttTTATTCTTTAGTGATTCTGCTTATAATAAtcgtttgtatattatatatttgtaggaATTTAGTTTctcattattatacaatatgctttcataaaaaaataactgaacAGAAAATTGGAATCTTCTAAATGGGCATTCGCAAGGACTTTCAGACAACAAAGCGatcttaatgtaaaatatgtttatacgcCATacagaaatgtataaaaatttgtgacaGTTATTAAGGATGTTTCGCGTTAGAACGGCATTTGTAAACGCGATGCTGGAGTCAGTAGAATAAGCAAGTTGGAATCAGACGTTGGAAGAACTTTTCAAACCGACACGGCGACGGCGTTGTCATCAGTGGCGATGACAAGCatagaaagaaacaaaagacCACGAAGTGAAATATCACAAGTGGACAAAATAATAGCATACTTTAAAATCGTTATTATCAACGTGTTGCGTTCAACTGAATGGCCTATTGGATGAAGTTAATTAAACATGAAGCAGTATTTCTCAATCCGAGGCATCCTGAAATTGTGAAAAGCATatgatcgaaaaaaatttagtcttTCCTATTTATTTgagatttagatttttatctttatatattacatatgccacatatgataaaattacatataatgtatttttattatccatCCTGAGACAtggcaataattattacaatgatcattatctaattaatcaattgaaaatttgatacTTCTTGAGAGTATTTATagagttaataaattatacgaaaGAAATAAGATACGATTTAATTGCTTGgcgaatgaatatatttaggaATGAGACAcagatcaaattaatatttatatagtttgttTTGAAACAGAACGAGAACGATACAGGAAGATCCCTTGACACTTTTCAACCTACCGGTATCCCATTGACAGTCCACGTCACGTTAGCCGGAGGATTTCCCGATGGTACCGTGCAGTTTCCACGTACAATATCACCGACTGCATATCGCTTCTTCTCGACCAGCAGCTGGGGCTCGCCGTCTGGCAAACCTGAAATCCAAAATACCTTACAGTATTAATTGAATACGATTGGTGATCGAATATACGGTTTTTGTTGCAAGTAACGGACACGATCTCGGCTATTGTTACGTCTGTTCCTTCGCTCTTTACCAATTACAAAAACAGTCTTGGTACCGTAAAAGCGCCATGATAGTTTGACAGTAGGTTCATTGTTCGCAGTATCAAAAAGCATGCCACACAAAAATCGGGAATAACATTTCTTGCATTATTTCATGATCTCGGCTCGAGCAGTGTAACGGAAATCTTTGTAAGACATACCGTGTATCAATTTGAGATTgttcatatatatagttatgatACGCTTATTGGTAAATActatttaacttatttattgaattttaacgtaatttcaatatcaatgtgtattgataatttataaattacatcaatATGTATCATTTTGTTCTGttgcgtaaaataataattatttatttctatgtatattgataatatattttctgatcactttttataaaatatattatagatattacactgtatatatatatatatatatatatatatatatatatatatatataatgtatcttGTCGGGAGATCATTATATCATCCGCAAAAGGTGGTCGATTTCTCCTGATAGGCAGTCACGGTGGCGATCTGGTAAACTGTCAAGGAACTGTCTCACTTCTCCGCAACAATTTCCGCCTCGGGCCGCTCCTTTCTCGCGAGCTTAGCTTCTCTGAGAGTAGTCTCAAGGACACGGCCGAGGAATATTACCATTTTCAACGTACGGAACGGGATAATCGCGGCCGGCCTCGTGAGAACCGGGAAAAAGGAACAAGAGACGGTGGTGCCCGGTTGATTGTTCCTTCAGCGATGAAGAGCCGACGAACACACGGAGGGGGATACAATGCGAGATTCGAGTCCTCGATCCGCACACAGTATCGAACTTTTACAAACGATCCGTGATCGGAAAGAAGAGGCAATCACCTCGTCTCTTCAAAGGGGGATCGCTACCGTGTTTGTGGCGTCGTTAGGTCGACGCACGACGAGAGGTGCTGCAGCGGGGGTAAGGAGGGAACGGTGGGAACAAGACCTTCTCCTTCTTCGgtcttctttctttccatGGCCGTCGTCGCCTCTATTCTCTCTACggtcttcttctctctcctcgCCTAACTGCGTTTTAATTGGGCGCGATTACGGTGACAATACTAGTCACCATGTAGGATAATCAACGACGATAATGAAAGAGGCTCGCGCGAAAGATGCGCCGTaggagagacagaaagagcgTATCCGGCAGCGCACGAGGAGAATAGTCGTGGGTAAAAgcggcaaaaaaaaagtttaacgGGTCACGACCGAATCCGCGATTCATCACGGGCCCTCGCATACCCCGTTCATTCCTTGTTCCCCTTCTTCCGCTAACCGCCGTTAGCTGCTCTCGAACGAGATgatgaaatgtttttattgaattttaacaaTGTATCCTCAACACACGGCTCGTGGAATAGGTGTCATTTATACATAGAAGAACGCTGCAAAAAGCCCTGTCTCGCAGCAGATTGGTCGCAGCAATTATCCGCGTTACGAATGAGAATTATACGAAGCGATCGTGCGCGCCCACCGAAACAACATTTAGCCGATGGAATAGTAGTTATAAATTAACGATATCCATTTAACGCTTTGATGGCGTTAAATGGTGCAATTAGTGGCGGCTGTCACGCCTTTTTAGCTCGAACGTATCGGGAGATAAGATGAGCGCAGGATTCAATAAACATCGCCAATCGAAAAATTCTGTTTTGCAGACAGGTTTATTGCATGCTGTTATCAAGGCTAATGACGCCAGCTTTTTGTCGTCTCGTCGTTTTTGCAACTCCTAAAAAGCTATCTGTAATGCTGTAGTTTATGACAGAgatccaaaaaatatataattaaaaataggcataaactatatatcttattcataattttataaaagagaaactgTTTCTCGAacgctatatttttttaagattgacaaataagatttgaaatttatcaatCTCGTTATTGGCactataaatcttataaaattctaaatttatgagaggtaataaaaattgttaaattaatactattatagataattattactatttttaataaaattattaataaaattattgagttactattattataaattttataaagcataAGGCCAATGTGGAGCCAATAATTCTTGACTCAATAAGCAAACCTTATTGAatgactttaaataaaaatattattgtttcatttGCTGTTGTGTCTTTTTGAAGTAACGATTAGGTTTGTATTTGTAAGCACGCtgtaaaattgcgaaaaactcgttttttttaaatattgcaaaaagtaTACAAACGACTGAGAGAAGTATATCCgagtttaatttgtttatattgtccgaagcaaaataaaaatttgatattgcgAGATGTATTCATTCACTTGCTAActcatatatgtgtgtaaagctataaaataaaaaaaataaaaatctattttaaattacatttttactcgcaatttttaaacaaaattttatttattgtttttatccgttattttttttaaatttaaaaattgttatacgcatattgtgtatatatatatatataagtattataaaattgcatatttctttaaatttttcttatttactttttaccaCACaatgctttaatattattttattaaaagctttATTATATTCGGATTAATCAGTTAAATTTACACTTAAAGTTTATATGCATTAATCAGTTTAcacaattgattattttgcaatatattgaaaaaaaaccattattaagcaataatatattgttatatttataaatatgtaaggaTTTtagttgtttattttttatttaattatatatatgcattaatatttatttatatttgctcaGCCATACATTGGACGTCGCCTTTCAGcgcatattatgtaatttttattcagatgTGTAAAATACGTTTTTCTCAATATACTCACTTGCTACGTGCATGTAACTATAAACCATTAAGGTAGTAAACGAAGGGGAGTCTCCGGAGACTTCGCAACGATATTTGCCAGTATGATTGGGTTGTACGTCCTTCAGGACCACTTGATGCGCATCGCTTTGATTTACCTGGAATgtaattcacatatattactCATGATGATAAggatatacacatacaaattatgaaatatgtatatccgcgatattatcattaaatatgcaataatcgACAAAATcctgcaattataaaatttatgttattaaggatgtatgatgtaaaatataaatatgtatgttttatgttttatgatatactttaaaattatattaattcaaaacatttcaataaataatgcgCTTCACTTAATTACTTTCATTCTCATATTCAAgagaatgttttatttattactatttacaaatttattattattaccatttattatgtacttatgcattcattattttacttcATCAAATATAACcaataaaatacatgaataaaaatatatatgatgagtttgtaataactttttaaaaaatacattatgtttatatttaaatagttatatatatatatatatatatatatatatatatatttatataagtttatagaaaatacacacacatacacctATCTTTCTACAATTATTGTTTAAGGATAAATGTCGATAatcctttttaaatttttttaaaaatcttaaaagacttaaaaatgatattatacatatcttcTACTTTCTCCACAATATATCTAGCTCTAGGaagataaattacataattacacaAGTCACTCCCATAATATTGTTCGCAATATTTCATCGTTAAACCGATATCGCAACTATAAAGATGACGTTCTTTGTGATGATATTTCGTCgtggcaaaattattattatatatatgtatacatgccgttaaaaagattaagattaataactTTCTTTTCAGAGTACTTTCATACGAGGcagagtgaaaaaaaaaagcgaattaTTCGGacggataaattatatattttattttgctataaatGACTGTCAGCGATACTCTACCGATGGACCTACTAAATTTTGAGTTAATTTAGCATCAACCACAGAATTGACCAAGTGCACAGAACCGGCGAGTGCCATTTATTGCAAATCGATCGCACTTACTCGTCCTCACGCATTCGCTCGTCCGCGACAAACAATATCTCGCAACAGGGATTAATTGTATGTTGCCGGTGGCAGCATATAAATCacacaattaattttgctGTGGTTTGCTTCGTGTTTGTGACACCGACACGCTCATATGCCATATTACGGATAAGCGACGATATCATAGCGAAAGGAGATACGACTAATCTCCGAaagtatctttaataaatcttcTGCAGAGAAATCATGTTTATTGGAAGAAAATATCAGTGCTGTTattgtattttcattatatttctatgttgCTCGTTGGAAAACGGAAATGatgataatttagataaaaatgttttattctttctatagacaaattaattcaaataatttatgacagAAAGCCATGATACAtcacgatatttattaataattattttacaacatGTCTGTGCAAAGAATATatccattattataaaaaaattgctttctcataaaaaaataatccctACCATTTCTTGAATGAGcgagtctctctctcgagaTTTGCATGATTAATCATATCTAGTGCAGTGCTCAAACACTCcggtatattaaaataagaaataaaataacacaaagaaaaaattttgatcttaaatatttttcttgtataataagaaaatattatattatttttgacatatctttaatttttcatatattaaaaatacttcttactatcttttatatatcttcatattattttctttgtaaatcTGTCGTATATTCAGCTAATGTATACGGCGCTcaacattttttctaaataattatttatacatgttgttgtttatatattatacaacctTGTTGTCAATTGCGCGAGGAAACTCGAGAGAGAGTAGGCAACGGCGAGGAATTCTATGTGTTATTACTGTTCGAGACGCCTGCACAACTTCACATACACCCTTCCTCTAGattcttcatatataataaaatacatgatgCGTGCGTGATCTATGTATGctgcgcgtgtgtgtgcggTTAACGTTGGGAGTGGGTCGTGCAAAGTGCCGCACGATCGTCGTGTTTTGGTAATTAGTGCGCGCGCGACCGTGATTAACCTTATTTTCGCGGGAGACTGTTACGTGAGTGCCACAAAggcgaagaggaggaggaggagaccAGGCATCGAACGACAGGCATGGAACAATCATGgagtaatttattgtttatttattatttatcactaGTGTGTgcgcgaaattaatatattccctCAACAGACATTTGTGGATTGTATACttgaaaattagaattttaattcgccaatttttataaaagcttaTGCTCTACTGGgataagaagaaatttttttcagaaattgtgaacagttattttattaaatatttacttaaaaataaatttaaaaatttattacacgcaacaattattttttgaaatgttaGATAATTGTTTTGGAGAATtgttattctaatttatattatatatttatatttatattttacaggtCAACGTGTTGGTGTTACAACTTTGCtcgcatcatatatatatatatatatatatatatatatatatatatatatatatatatatatatcggtgaGTGatgaattatcttttattttttacatgatatGGATCTattacattgatttttatttaaacgataTTGTAAGAAGCCAAGTGGCAAAAGGttagttaattattatgtttttactttaatacacatatttgcccgagaataatttatacacaataGTTATCACCTAGTGAAATAATCGATCCTTTTGCACGTTCAccacgtgtgtgtgtatctcgAAAATCAAAATAACGTCCGGACATATCCAACATATTGGAGATCAACTGGCACGCTCATGCGTATAAAGGCAACACAACGGAGGTATCGTTTTACTCTATGCCCGGATTACATAATATAGCGATTCAACAATGCTCGGCCTGATATGCTTACGCATAAATTCATCGAACTCACTcggcaaaattaatattgttactctctctctctctctctctcgcgaaatACAAAACAGTCTCTGTTTCTCTACATACTATTGTGCCGCGCTTCCCTTCTGCTTTATATTCGCAATCCCCTCGCATCCGCGGTCACGCAGCCACAATTCTCGcactatatatttctctccccCGCGGGGAGTGCGTCGCGATTTATTGGCCGAAGTGTTGTCTGTACTTTCCGCCGGTAAAATCTAATTGGGAAACCATTGCGTGTACGAAAACGCTTCGTTGGCCGAACTTGCGCCGGCTATCGCGGAAACCGCATAAAGGATTCAGTTAGttacttttttcttctgtttttCAATTGGTTCTCaaaaacattgattttttGACCGTTATTTTTATCCGTGACAATTACATGCATCTATGTCTTGTGTAGCTCGattattgtgtaataaattgaaagtctctaaaatttttccgcaataaatttaaatttatgttagcTTGAAATATCAcgttaaagaacaaaaaaaaaatatctccatAATAGATCACATCATTTAATTGtgcattaataatgttttgaaaatataatgaaaattttcccCTAATTAAAGTGCtacaattaaattgattaaaaaacatattttataataaattatgcaatatttattatatttttataaaataaaaaattaataaaaactgcgTCAACCGCATCATTTGGCTGTTCTTTATGttgaaacaaacaaaaaaattacattaaagcTAGGATATTAAGCTGCAATTAAAGCTGAAATATTTGGAGAAACTGTGTAAATGCTTTACTCTGGCTTTAATTCGAATTGAATGAAGCTGTTAACCGTACTTCAGTTTAGCTTGGATAAAGCTCTCTTTTAACAGCTTTTTTAATTCGTTctgaaaacattaattttggaaccactatttcttttttttgctcaCGACGCATATACATGCGACTATGCGCGTAGTTCGAAATATTGCATAGTGCGCGGATTGAATTCCGTTGTTATCGTTTCTTTTTCCATTGAAATAATGGTTCGTAATCGATCGCGGGCGAGGGGCGGATGTCGTGATAAATTCAAAGTTGTCTTTAAAATGTCGCATTAAggtagacatttttttttgaaagaattctTTTGAGAAAGatctttttcgtaaaataacttcttaaaaaaaaaaaaaattgtcaacagTGCTATGAAGTTGATGTaagatttacatatatataaattataatttaattattatataaattattaaattctttattatatatttagaattacaatagtgaatttttatataactttttaactacAAATGCGCGGCAATGAAAAGCAGATTACTAGCTTTGCTGATGCAAACAGTGTTGGTTAgtaatatcttttacattaaaaaaagcgAGGTAAAGGGTGTATTTAGAAACCAGAGCACGTAACCGACccgttttcaaaataatattgaaatttatcatGTTTGATTTATCACGCGAGCTTTGTATGCATCCGTGTATGCGATATTGTTGCATCCAAAATGATAATGGTtgattgacattttatatctaGCTAGCTTGTAAGGCAAAATGTAAATGCATTGTTTTCATtcgaatatattacataactcTTGTTTCTAACAACAAGTCAAAACGTGAGAAAAGGATCTTCAGCTTGAAGGATTTAATTACTAgttaatgaaaagaattttgataACAG from Cataglyphis hispanica isolate Lineage 1 chromosome 3, ULB_Chis1_1.0, whole genome shotgun sequence encodes the following:
- the LOC126859346 gene encoding uncharacterized protein LOC126859346, producing the protein MSAREYIYECVIETRAYPSIMPSAARYRDARSTLSASLLYVLLVAVTGVRGLRNISIDIPLAVAAGTTVNMSCRYDLQSDTLYTVKWYKGSEFFRYVPKEMPPIAVFGELGAKVIVNQSDAHQVVLKDVQPNHTGKYRCEVSGDSPSFTTLMVYSYMHVASLPDGEPQLLVEKKRYAVGDIVRGNCTVPSGNPPANVTWTVNGIPVNSSFIMNITNKVGDNQQQMTIAGLDFETMQDNFSNSKLHIICHANVFHLYQKKADIFLKEERPRLASVLGTRESSYTGNTAKRPVQYFYITAITTLLLCCLR
- the LOC126859348 gene encoding prefoldin subunit 5 → MSEEVSVKPPYEVINLATLPNLNIQQLTMFKQQLDKELEVFQDSLHTLKIAQSRFQESGACLEKITVATEGNEILVPLTGSMYVTGKLAEANNVIVDVGTGYYAKKSVDDAKDYFKRKVDYVTEQMEKIQQVGIERTKLREATMDIIDAKIQPHWEKDRGLGLRK